The genomic DNA ACTTTGTTTCCCTACGATACAAAACCGGACCGGCATCGCGCCACCGCCCCCGGAAACAGTTCACCCACCGTTCAGCTCCCGCGCCCGCTCAATCCCGCTCAATCCCGCTCAGCCCGCCACCGCCTCCCACAGGCTCCACGCCCCCAGCGCCAGCATCAGCACCGCCGCGATCCGCGTGATCAACTTCAGCGGCACCCGCTTCATCAGCGCCTTTCCGCCCACGATGCCGAGCCCGGCGACCGCCCACAGCGCCAGCACCGCACCGAGACCGACCGAGAACGGGTCGTCGTAGCGCGCCGCGAGGTTCGCCGTCATGATCTGGGTCAGGTCACCGAACTCGGCGACCAGGATGAGCATGAAACCGGCGCCGGACACCTTCCAGAAGGACTGGTCCTTCGGCTTGCGGACCTCCTCCTCGTCGTCGCCCTTCTTGAAGAGCAGGACCGCGGCCCCGCCCAGGAAGAGCACGCCGGTCACCGCGGCCACGAGCTGCTGCGGCAACAGGGTCAGCACACTTCCGGCCGCCACCGCCAGCACGACATGGAGAAGGAACGCGGTGGCCACGCCCGCGAAGACGTACGAGGCGCGGTAGCGGGTACCGAGGACGAGCCCGGCGAGCGCGGTCTTGTCGGGGAGTTCGGCGAGAAAGACGACGCCGAAGACGAGCGCCGTCACGCTGATGCTGATCAAGGTTCCTCAATCGGTCGGGGCTGCCCCACCGAGAGTGTGATTGCTGTCCGCGGACACCTCGGCACGGCAGCACACACGTGTCCCCGTGCCGTACGGCACGAGTGGTGCACTGCTTTACCGAAGGTCTCGCTGGCCGGCCCCACCGCGTGAACGCGTCGGGCCTGCCTCCGGGCGCCGGCTCAGAACGAGCTGAGCACTATGTCGACGGTCCGGCGAAGAGCTACTCCCCTTCTGCGCCGTCCACTGTACGCGAGATGCCCCCCGCCCCACCCATGAGGAAAGTCTCGCCGCACCCCTTGTTGTGTCATGAACACGTCACTAACTTCTTACCGGACGCACACCTTCCCGCAATACGGCACCGCGAGCATTCCTTCGCTCGCACTCCAACACCCCCACACCACAAGGGAGTTCGTATGCCGAAGTTCTACGCGCGTCGACGACTGAGCATACTCGCGGCGTTCACCGGACTCATAGCCTCTGTCGCACTTTTCAACGGACCGAACGCCTCCGCGGCCCTCCCCACCCCCGTCAGCGCCGCCACCGCCCGCACCTACCTCGCCTCCCTCACCGTGGCGACCGAGGTCCGGACGGGCTACGACCGTGACCTGTTCCCCACCTGGATCACGATCAGCGGCACCTGCAACACCCGTGAGTACGTCCTCAAGCGCGACGGTACGAACGTCGTCACCACCTCCGCCTGCGTCGCGACCAGCGGAAGCTGGTACTCGGTCTACGACGGTGCCACCTGGACCGCCGCCTCCGACCTGGACATCGACCACCTCGTCCCGCTCGCCGAGGCCTGGGACTCCGGTGCCCGCAACTGGACCACCGCCCAGCGCCAGGCCTTCGCCAACGACGTCACCCGGCCTCAGTTGATCGCCGTGACGGACAACGTCAACCAGTCCAAGAGCGACCAGGACCCGGCCGAGTGGATGCCCCCGCTCACCTCGTACGCCTGCACCTACGTGCGTGCCTGGGTCCAGGTGAAGTACTACTACGACCTCTCGGTCGACACCGCCGAGAAGGCCAAGCTGACCTCGGTCCTCAGCGGCTGCTGATCCCAAGGGAGATCCCCCTGGAGATCTAGGCGCCGCCCTCCGTCGTTCCGTACCGTACGGGGCGACGGAGGAAGGTGATCAACCGTGGCCGGACTGCGCCTTGGACCACTGCTTCGCTACGCCGACGGCTCGTCCGCGACCGTATGGGTCGAGGCGAGCCGTCCGTGCACCGCCGAGGTGCGCTGCGCCGACGGCGCCCGGGGCACCGCCCGCACCTTCCAAGTGGCGGGCCACCACTACGCGTTGGTGCCGGTGGAGGGCCTCACGCCCGGGACCTCGACACCGTACGACGTGTTCCTGGACGGCGCGCATGTGTGGCCGCTGCCGGACTCCTCGTTCCCGCCGTCGGTGATCCACACGCCGGACGCCGACGGGACCGTCCGCGTCGCGTTCGGTTCCTGCCGCTGGGCCGCGCCGCCCGCCGACGACCACGACCCGGTGGGCCCGGACGCCCTGGACACGCTGGCCTCGCGCATCGCGCGCGACCCGAAGGGCGAACGGCCGGACGTACTCGTCCTGTTGGGCGACCAGGTGTACGCCGACGAGGTCTCCGACACGACCCGCCGCTGGCTGTCCGCCCGCCGTGATCTGCGCGAGCCGCCCGGCAGCGAGGTCGCGGACTACGAGGAGTACACGCGGCTCTACTACGAGTCCTGGCTCGACCCGGAGATCCGCTGGCTGCTGTCCACGGTGCCGTCGTGCATGATCTTCGACGACCACGACGTCATCGACGACTGGAACACCTCCGCCGCCTGGCTGGCCGACATGCGGGACACCCCGTGGTGGCGCGAGCGGCTGCTGAGCGGGCTGATGTCGTACTGGGTGCACCAACACCTGGGGAACCTCTCCCCCGCCGAACTCGCCGCCGATCCCCTCTACTTGGCGGTCCGTGACACCCCCGACGGCACCGACGAGCTCCGCGCCTTCGCCTCCCGCGCCGACGCCGACCCGGCCTGCGTCCGCTGGAGCTACCGGCGCGACTTCGGCCGCGTCCGGCTGCTGATGGTGGACAGCAGGGCGGCCCGCGTCCTCGACGAGCAGAATCGCGCGATGCTCGACCCCGGCGAGGCCGACTGGCTGCGCACCGAGGCGCTGGCGGACCCCGGTTCCTACGACCACCTCCTCATCGGCACCTCGCTGCCCTGGCTGCTGCCGCATCTGATCCACGACGCCGAGTCCTGGGACGCGGCCCTGTGCCGGGGCGAACGGGGGCCCCGCTGGGCCGGGTTCGGCGAGAAACTGCGCCGCGCGGCCGACCTGGAGCACTGGGCGGCGTTCCCGGAGTCGTTCGAGCAACTGGCGGACCTGATCGCCGAGGTGGGCTCGGGGGACGGGGCGCCGGCGTCGGTGCTCGTGCTGTCGGGGGACGTCCATCACGCATACGTGGCGGAGCCCAACTGGCGGACGGGCCAACCGAGTTCCCGCGTCCTCCAGCTCACCTGCTCGCCGGTCCACAACTCCATCCCCGCGTACATACGGCTCGGCTTCCGCTTCGGCTGGAGCGCGGTGGCCCGTGGGCTGGGCCGGCGGCTCGCCCGGCACGGCCGTTGCCCCCGCCCCTCGGTCAAGTGGCGCAAAAAGGGCGGCCCTTGGTTCGGCAACCAGCTCATGACCCTGACGCTGCACGGCCGTTCGGCCCGGCTGCGACTGGAGCAGGCGCGGGCGGACGGGACGCTGAAGACCGTGGAGGAGTCCCCGCTCACACCCTCGTGACCTCGGTGCGGGCATGATGAAGCGGGCCGTCCGCTTTCCCGGTGGGCGGTCTGCTCCATCGCGCCCCCACACGCCCGGGAGTCACCCTTTTGTCTGCAGTGAACGCGTCCGACGGCGAGCCGGCCCCCCTCCCGGCCCGCGTCCCGGCCCGCGTCTCCGTCGCCGTGGTCGGCGCCGGTCCGCGCGGCACCAGCGTCCTGGAACGCCTCTGCGCCTCCGCGCCGGAACTCCTCCCGCCCGGCGCCCGGCTCACCGTCCACATGGTCGACCCGGCGCCCCCGGGCCCCGGCCGCGTCTGGCGCTCCGCGCAGTCCCCCGAGCTGCTGATGAACACCGTGGCCTCCCAGGTGACCCTCTTCACCGACGCCGGCGTCGACTGCTCGGGCCCGGTCCGCCCCGGCCCCAGCCTGTACGAGTGGGCGCCCGCCGAACTGGGCCCGGACGACTACCCCACCCGCGCCCACTACGGCCGCTATCTGGAGTGGGTGTTCGCCCGCACCGTCCGCGAGGCGCCCGACTCCGTCCGGGTCGCCACCCACCGGGCCCGCGCGGTACGCCTCGACGACACACCCGACGGCCATCAGGTCCTCACCCTGGACAACGGCCGTACGCTGTCCGCCCTTTCGGCCGTGGTCCTGGCGCAGGGACACCTCCCGACGGCCGCGGACGCCACCCAGCGCCGCCTCACCGCCCACGCCGACCGGCACGGCCTGCGCCACCTCCCGCCCGCCAACCCGGCCGACGTCGACCTGTCCGCCGTACGCCCCGGCGAACCAGTCCTGTTGCGCGGCCTGGGCCTCAACTTCTTCGACCACACCGCCCTGTTGACGACGGGCAGGGGCGGCCGTTTCGTCCGCGCGGAGGACGGCACTCTGCGCTACGTCCCCTCGGGCAACGAGCCCCGCCTGTACGCCGGTTCACGCCGAGGCATCCCGTACCAGGCCCGCGGCGACAACGCGAAGGGCCCCTACGGCCGCCACACCCCCCGCCTCCTCACCCCCGAGGCGATATCCGCGTTCCGCAAACGCGCCGACTCGGGCGAGCCGCCCGAATTCCTCACGGAGATATGGCCGTTGGTGGCGAAGGAGGCCGAGACGGTCTACTACACCGCTCTGCTACGGCGTTCCCGGCGCCCGAAGTTCGCAGAGTCCGCGGAGTTCACCGAGCGCTTCCTGGCCGTCCCCCACCGCGATCCCCAAGAGGCCCTG from Streptomyces sp. NBC_01478 includes the following:
- a CDS encoding TMEM165/GDT1 family protein, producing the protein MISISVTALVFGVVFLAELPDKTALAGLVLGTRYRASYVFAGVATAFLLHVVLAVAAGSVLTLLPQQLVAAVTGVLFLGGAAVLLFKKGDDEEEVRKPKDQSFWKVSGAGFMLILVAEFGDLTQIMTANLAARYDDPFSVGLGAVLALWAVAGLGIVGGKALMKRVPLKLITRIAAVLMLALGAWSLWEAVAG
- a CDS encoding HNH endonuclease family protein; protein product: MPKFYARRRLSILAAFTGLIASVALFNGPNASAALPTPVSAATARTYLASLTVATEVRTGYDRDLFPTWITISGTCNTREYVLKRDGTNVVTTSACVATSGSWYSVYDGATWTAASDLDIDHLVPLAEAWDSGARNWTTAQRQAFANDVTRPQLIAVTDNVNQSKSDQDPAEWMPPLTSYACTYVRAWVQVKYYYDLSVDTAEKAKLTSVLSGC
- a CDS encoding alkaline phosphatase D family protein, with the protein product MAGLRLGPLLRYADGSSATVWVEASRPCTAEVRCADGARGTARTFQVAGHHYALVPVEGLTPGTSTPYDVFLDGAHVWPLPDSSFPPSVIHTPDADGTVRVAFGSCRWAAPPADDHDPVGPDALDTLASRIARDPKGERPDVLVLLGDQVYADEVSDTTRRWLSARRDLREPPGSEVADYEEYTRLYYESWLDPEIRWLLSTVPSCMIFDDHDVIDDWNTSAAWLADMRDTPWWRERLLSGLMSYWVHQHLGNLSPAELAADPLYLAVRDTPDGTDELRAFASRADADPACVRWSYRRDFGRVRLLMVDSRAARVLDEQNRAMLDPGEADWLRTEALADPGSYDHLLIGTSLPWLLPHLIHDAESWDAALCRGERGPRWAGFGEKLRRAADLEHWAAFPESFEQLADLIAEVGSGDGAPASVLVLSGDVHHAYVAEPNWRTGQPSSRVLQLTCSPVHNSIPAYIRLGFRFGWSAVARGLGRRLARHGRCPRPSVKWRKKGGPWFGNQLMTLTLHGRSARLRLEQARADGTLKTVEESPLTPS
- a CDS encoding FAD/NAD(P)-binding protein translates to MNASDGEPAPLPARVPARVSVAVVGAGPRGTSVLERLCASAPELLPPGARLTVHMVDPAPPGPGRVWRSAQSPELLMNTVASQVTLFTDAGVDCSGPVRPGPSLYEWAPAELGPDDYPTRAHYGRYLEWVFARTVREAPDSVRVATHRARAVRLDDTPDGHQVLTLDNGRTLSALSAVVLAQGHLPTAADATQRRLTAHADRHGLRHLPPANPADVDLSAVRPGEPVLLRGLGLNFFDHTALLTTGRGGRFVRAEDGTLRYVPSGNEPRLYAGSRRGIPYQARGDNAKGPYGRHTPRLLTPEAISAFRKRADSGEPPEFLTEIWPLVAKEAETVYYTALLRRSRRPKFAESAEFTERFLAVPHRDPQEALILDEFGVAAAERWSWDRLSRPYTERDLAHPAAWRDWLLSYLREDAEHAALGNVDGPLKAALDVLRDLRNELRLVVDHGGLAGASRRDHLDRWYTPLNAFLSIGPPRRRIEELAALVAAGVVEVLGPRLEVREADGAWVARSPAIPGSEVWVTTLVEARLPEPDVRRTADELLGRLLKTGRCRPHTVDGYETGGLDVTPRPYRLIDRQGGVHARRFAFGVPTEGVHWVTAAGARPGVDSVTLSDADAVARAVLRVATTERTSPADARPWTYQQVREPSRTAR